One genomic window of Mycteria americana isolate JAX WOST 10 ecotype Jacksonville Zoo and Gardens chromosome 6, USCA_MyAme_1.0, whole genome shotgun sequence includes the following:
- the IL16 gene encoding pro-interleukin-16 isoform X1 — protein sequence MLEGHQTDVTHGVFTTSPTAYDTEHITAVPAGRDQERKANLGNPLSSIQRPILKRQTRVDYSLNTTTEDPWVKISDCIKSLFNPTMSEDNVHLDLQPGIDTNKENQNRSSSDTVLKKSESETVSSKVLKSHENDSVKKAPPVAPKPAWFRQSLKGLKKANSDLKTQADQSPPDLEGISSKELQSSLSRVSPRGSSIKQRISSFESLSAPQSPEKIHQFSLKPSVQKEHPPTATGSEAAPAHLNQAFLQHCETSQQQSKSPVVMGTESPDRSSSPSEVLAASSEKSNNANTENSLGLLTTEAIATSPLVSVAKAHSLRSRSFPLTATQSCEMMKPYNEKYSKIYSISNQVSSALMKSLLCLPQSPASSGNSAWETIDTLSQSSVEEDGTSLSPASENHHLDTGFSLNLSELREYTVSRADNEKEEEKQEHGSPQATGASGQSVISLLSPEELAKLIEEVKSLDEATLKEFDDIHVTILHKEEDTGLGFSLAGGIDLENKVITVHKVFPNGLASQEGTIQKGDEVLSINGKSLKGATHNDASAIMRQARQPRQAVVVTRKAKDAEKNLNVSINSSTSSVASDASQDSATEDTICTVTLEKTPAGLGFSLEGGKGSIHGDKPIIINRIFKGTALEQSSPVQPGDELLQVHTTAMQGLTRFEAWNVIKALPDGPITAIIKRKNPSSVTTKSSETL from the exons ATGCTAGAGGGACATCAAACTGATGTAACCCACGGTGTCTTTACCACTTCTCCTACAGCATACGATACTGAACACATAACTGCTGTTCCAGCGGGCAGagatcaagaaagaaaagcaaacttag GGAATCCACTTTCATCAATACAAAGGCCTATACTTAAAAGACAAACACGGGTAGATTATAGTCTTAATACAACAACAGAAGACCCTTGGGTTAAAATTTCCGACTGCATAAAAAGCTTATTTAATCCTACCATGAGTGAAGACAATGTCCACTTAGATTTGCAACCTGGCATCGACACAAATAAAGAGAATCAAAATCGAAGCAGCTCAGACACAGTTCTGAAGAAATCAGAATCAGAAACAGTCAGTTCAAAAGTGCTAAAATCACATGAAAATGACAGTGTGAAAAAGGCTCCTCCTGTTGCACCTAAGCCAGCCTGGTTTCGCCAAAGTCTGAAAGGATTGAAGAAagcaaattcagatttaaaaacacAGGCAGATCAAAGTCCTCCTGACCTTGAGGGTATTTCCAGCAAAGAACTGCAATCCAGCTTATCCCGTGTGTCTCCTAGGGGATCAtcaataaaacaaagaataagCTCATTTGAATCCCTGAGTGCTCCACAGTCACCTGAAAAAATACACCAGTTTAGCCTGAAACCATCAGTCCAGAAAGAACACCCTCCCACTGCCACAGGGTCAGAAGCGGCTCCAGCTCATTTAAACCAAGCCTTTCTCCAACATTGTGAAACTAGCCAACAACAGTCAAAGTCACCTGTGGTTATGGGTACAGAGAGTCCAGACAGATCTTCCTCTCCCAGCGAGGTCCTTGCGGCTAGCTCAGAGAAAAGCAACAATGCCAACACTGAAAATTCCTTGGGTCTCTTAACTACAGAAGCCATTGCAACTTCCCCTCTTGTATCGGTAGCAAAAGCACACAGCCTAAGATCACGAAGCTTCCCACTTACTGCTACCCAGTCTTGTGAGATGATGAAGCCATATAACGAAAAGTACAGCAAAATCTATTCCATCAGTAACCAGGTGTCATCTGCTTTAATGAAGtctttgctttgccttcctcAGTCTCCAGCCTCTTCTGGAAACAGTGCATGGGAAACTATAGACACATTGTCTCAGTCCTCTGTGGAGGAGGATGGGACTTCTCTCTCACCCGCAAGTGAGAATCATCATCTGGACACTGGGTTTTCGCTAAA CCTCTCCGAGTTGAGAGAGTATACTGTGAGCCGAGCAGACAacgagaaagaggaagagaaacaggaacaCGGCTCACCTCAAGCAACTGGTGCGTCAGGGCAGTCTGTCatctctctgctttcccctgaAGAGTTAGCAAAGCTTATAGAGGAAGTCAAATCGCTAGACGAAGCAACCTTAAAG GAATTTGATGATATTCATGTTACAATTTTGCATAAAGAGGAAGATACCGGGCTTGGATTCAGCCTGGCAGGGGGCATTGATCTAGAAAACAAAGTGATAACA GTTCACAAAGTGTTTCCCAATGGACTAGCATCTCAGGAAGGAACTATTCAGAAAGGAGATGAAGTACTATCCATTAATGGAAAGTCTCTTAAAGGCGCAACTCACAATGATGCCTCAGCAATCATGCGACAGGCTCGACAACCCAGACAAGCTGTTGTTGTCACTAGAAAAGctaaagatgcagaaaaaaatctcaacGTTTCAATCAACTCTAGTACATCTTCAGTAGCAAGTGATGCCTCACAAGATTCTG CAACTGAAGATACAATCTGCACTGTAACTCTAGAAAAAACACCTGCTGGTTTAGGATTCAGTCTGGAAGGAGGGAAGGGCTCTATTCATGGAGATAAACCCATCATCATCAACAGGATATTTAAAG GGACTGCATTAGAACAAAGCAGCCCTGTTCAGCCTGGTGATGAGCTATTACAAGTGCACACAACTGCCATGCAAGGACTCACTCGTTTTGAAGCGTGGAATGTAATCAAGGCATTGCCCGATGGGCCCATCACAGCTATCATCAAGAGGAAGAATCCAAGCTCTGTTACCACCAAGTCATCTGAAACTTTGTAA